The following coding sequences are from one Nicotiana tomentosiformis chromosome 3, ASM39032v3, whole genome shotgun sequence window:
- the LOC138907612 gene encoding uncharacterized protein, translated as MGWIGDVNIQHVPKKENKKADTLATLASSLTLPDQAQAEVVAYKEVKKENIAIVALKEVKKENVTSFIRVNIIYRFGIPYYIITDNGKPFDNRLMNKICDLFGFKQRNSSVYNVSANGLAEAFNKTLCNLLKKVVSKSKRDGMTVWKKLSIQEGITDEVNARLRLAELEPLDEKRLEAQQSIECYQARGSLHQKWDGPYVVQEANSSGAYKLVDTDGMRIFPINGKFSKKYYP; from the exons ATGGGATGGATTGGTGATGTGAATATTCAACATGTACctaagaaagaaaacaagaaggctGATACTTTAGCTAccctagcttcatcgttaaccctgcctgatcaagcgcaa gctgAAGTTGTTGCTTataaggaagtaaagaaggaaaatattgcaA ttgttgctcttaaggaagtaaagaaggaaaatgttacAAGTTTTATCCGAGTAAACATAATTTATCGCTTTGGAATTCCTTattacataataacggataatggcaagccattcgataataggttgatgaacaagatttgtgatctctttggcttcaaaCAACGTAACTCCTCTGTGTACAATGTTTccgccaatggtctagctgaggcattcaacaagactttatgcaacttgttaaagaaagttgtctccaaatccaaacgagatGGAATGACCGTATGGAAGAAGCTCT ctattcaagaagggatcactgatgaagtaaatgctcgacttcgattagcagagttggagcCTCTTGATGAaaagaggttggaagctcaacagagtaTTGAATGTTATCAGGCTCGA GGAAGTTTACATCAAAAATGGGATGGTCCATATGTCGTGCAAGAAGCTAATTCAAGTGGAGCCTACAAGCTGGTTGATACAGATGGCATGAGAATTTTccctatcaatggcaagttttcaaagaagtattatccttga